The proteins below come from a single Chryseobacterium bernardetii genomic window:
- a CDS encoding hydroxymethylglutaryl-CoA reductase, degradative: MNHKPIEGFSKLPKQGKIDWLVNEYLEGNQEYQNILKQYWNEDADLQKLHEEFSENTISNFYMPYGIAPNFLIDGKLLALPMAVEESSVVAAASKAAKFWIDKGGFKTTIINTEKLGHTHFIFNVEPHKLLHFFNFSLKKKLLESTEEITANMRKRGGGILNISLVDKTAEMPNYYQLKASFDTVDSMGANFINSCLEQFGKTLRQEVATSEDFTQEEKNSLQIVMNILSNFTPDCIVRAEVSCKMEDLKDDSGISPEEFASKFKQAVTIAEIEPYRATTHNKGVMNGVDAVVIATGNDFRATEACAHAYAARDGQYRSLTHCTTDNGVFRFWIDLPISVGVVGGLTNLHPLVKFSLALLGKPSAQELMSILAVSGLAQNFAALRSLVTTGIQKGHMKMHLLNILNQLGATEEEKQHFVTYFKDKTVSHHEVINEFNRMRGN, from the coding sequence ATGAATCATAAACCAATCGAAGGTTTTTCCAAGCTTCCAAAGCAGGGGAAAATCGACTGGCTCGTAAATGAATATCTTGAAGGTAACCAGGAATATCAAAATATATTAAAGCAGTATTGGAATGAAGATGCAGACCTTCAGAAACTTCACGAAGAGTTTTCTGAGAATACGATCTCCAATTTTTATATGCCATATGGAATTGCTCCGAACTTTTTAATTGACGGAAAATTACTGGCGCTTCCAATGGCTGTTGAAGAAAGTTCAGTAGTGGCAGCAGCTTCCAAGGCAGCTAAATTCTGGATTGATAAAGGAGGTTTTAAAACAACTATCATCAATACGGAAAAATTGGGGCACACTCACTTCATATTCAATGTAGAGCCTCACAAACTATTACACTTCTTTAATTTTAGCTTAAAGAAAAAACTTCTTGAATCTACAGAAGAAATTACTGCGAATATGAGAAAACGTGGTGGTGGAATCCTAAATATCAGCCTTGTGGATAAAACGGCAGAAATGCCGAATTACTACCAGCTGAAAGCAAGTTTTGATACTGTAGATTCAATGGGGGCTAACTTTATCAACTCATGCCTTGAACAGTTTGGAAAAACATTGAGACAGGAAGTAGCAACCAGCGAAGATTTTACCCAGGAAGAAAAAAATTCTTTACAGATCGTGATGAATATTCTTTCAAACTTTACACCTGATTGTATCGTAAGAGCTGAGGTTTCATGTAAAATGGAAGATCTGAAAGATGACAGCGGAATTTCTCCTGAAGAATTTGCTTCTAAATTTAAACAGGCTGTAACCATTGCTGAAATTGAACCTTATCGTGCAACAACCCATAACAAGGGAGTAATGAATGGTGTGGATGCCGTTGTAATTGCAACAGGAAATGACTTCAGAGCAACGGAAGCCTGCGCTCATGCATATGCTGCAAGAGACGGGCAATACAGATCTTTGACGCACTGTACAACAGATAACGGTGTTTTCAGATTCTGGATAGACCTACCAATTTCTGTTGGAGTAGTGGGAGGCTTAACAAACCTTCACCCATTAGTAAAATTCTCTTTAGCATTACTTGGAAAACCGTCTGCTCAGGAATTAATGAGTATTCTTGCTGTTTCAGGACTGGCCCAGAACTTCGCTGCATTACGTTCATTAGTAACAACCGGAATTCAGAAAGGGCATATGAAGATGCACTTGCTGAATATTCTGAACCAATTAGGTGCTACAGAAGAAGAAAAACAGCATTTTGTGACGTACTTCAAAGATAAGACGGTGAGTCATCATGAAGTCATCAATGAGTTTAACCGAATGAGAGGAAACTAA